The following DNA comes from Heliangelus exortis chromosome 2, bHelExo1.hap1, whole genome shotgun sequence.
AGCAATAAACACTACATAGGGCATGAATTCTGAAGTCCTCAGTATTTTCAGGGCctagaagcaaagaaaaagaaaaaaaaaaacaagtaggTATGAGAATGACTCACTGTATGTTGCCACTACTTAAGGGGCACTCCAGAACACTTACAGTCTGTTACAATCAGCAGAAACACATCGTAAAGattcatatttctgttttaaaaattcctaCACTACCTTTTGAAATGCTCAATATCATTCTTTCCTTGGCTGAAAAGATTATTTACTATTCTGCAAGACTCCATAAGCTGTTTTCTTCCCATCTAAGTCATTCCATATGAGTGCCACAAAAGCTAGAATTCAGTTGATACAATAAACTTTAAACCAGGTAAGAAGTCTGCAAATTTAAAGACCCACCTCTTCAACTTTATACTTGTACTGGATTTGTGTGTCAAGGTtttggtggggggggggggctacTCTGCAAAACTGCTAGAAGCTTTCCCCATGTCTGATAGAGCCAATGCCAGCTGGCTCCAAGACATACCTACTGCTGACCAAGGATAAGCCCATCAGTGACCTCTGTCATAACATATttagaaaaggggagaggggaaaactGCACAACAGCAACTGTGGTGGAGCAGGtatccacctgcagcccatggaggatcCCACACTGGAGCAGACATAAGcccaaaggaggctgtgatCCATGGGAAGAGAGTGATGGAGCAGGCTGCTGCAGGACTTTGCAGACCCATGGAGAGAGAAGCCCACTCAGGAGCAGGTTTTctggcaggacttgtgaccCCCATAGTGGGTCTGCTTCTGAAGGACTGCAACTCCCTGGAAGGATCCACATTGGAGCAGttcatgaagaactgcagcTTGCAGGAAGACCCATTTGGAAAAGCTCATGAAGGTCTCCCATTGGAAGgaccccacactggagcagaggaagagtgtgaggagtcctcACACTTTGAGGAAGTCCACACctcaggaggaaggagcagtaCAGATGACCTGTGATGAACTGACCACAACTCCCATTCCTCATACCCCAGTACAGCTGAAGGGAAAGGAGGTAGAGAATTCCAGAGTGAAGTTGCACTGGGGAAGAAAGGAGTGGTGGGGAGAAGGTGTTTTAAGACTTGTCTTAACTCTCATTACCCTACTTTGATTGGGttggcaataaattaaactgatttcCCCAGCTCGAGTCTGTTTTCCCTGTGACAAAACAGGTGAGTGATCTCTCCCTGTCTTGATCTCAACACATGAGCCTTTCATTGTATTTCCTCATTGTCCATTTGAGAAGGTTTGacagagcagctttggtggGCACCCGGTGTCCAGCCAGTGAACCCACAATACAACATGACAACACTTGTCATGTAacattataaattatatataccTGTGGATTCACATCCAAGATGCAGGTCCTTCCTGTCTGAACAACTTCAAGGATGGAATCAATTTTGGTTCCATAAAGATTTCCTTCATATTCTCCATGTTCTAAGTATCTGCCAGCTTTAATAtccatttccatttcagctCGTGACACGAATCTGTATGCTTGTCCATCCTTTTCATCATCCCTTGGCTTTCGGGAAGTaactacacaaaaaaaaaccaaacataaatttgttttctttttatatttggAATACAAATATGAAACTGGACTATTATATTAGGGAGAGTATAATAAACATTAATATACAATTTTAATTGTACCATAGACAACAGTAAATTTTTCTAGTGTATGTTTCAAAGCTGGACACAGCCCCTCCCCTGCCCTTTATTTCTATTCTTCCCTTATATGTTGCTTACCCACCCCTTTGCTTATTTCCTTTGGTTTACACTCCTTCCCACCATATAAAATACTCATTAATATAATCTTTTTTATTcacttaataaaataattagttAAGTGACTTGAAAATCAAATGGAAACTTAATTCCCAAATACACTGCTGGGAACACACCAAAATCTGCCCCACCTCCCCTGCCAAACCTGAGCAGATGCTTTGCTCACTGTATTTGCTGTTATTCAGGGTAGAATTACCTGAATGAGCTATAAACAAAGCTTAAGTATCAGAAGAAGCCCAGAACTGTAGCAGAACCTCAGTGGAGAACAGCTAATGCTGCTTTCCAGGACAACTTGCCCTCCTTTAAATCAAGCtaatttttctgcagagagATTAAATCCAGTATTTAAGTAAAATAGCAACTATCTTGGGTAGTGGCAACACTGTGCAGTACAGACATTattcaagacagaaaatgaaaataaaaataaaataaaaagtaaaataaggCAGCatcatacaaaataaaatatcaggTTATTACCAATTTTGCTGTCCTTTCACCCTATTATCTGCCCACTACTTTTATTTAACTAAATCTGAACTCCAGAAATATTAAACATAACAGTGAATGGATCTCTTTGGTACTAATACCTGGATCACAACTTGGTGCCACATCAGCACTTGGTGCAGCCCTCCAGGAATTCCTCTCAGCTTCATTATTACAGAAAACTCAAATTCAGGAGAAATTATCTTTTGAAGCTGTTAGCAATAAGCATGTTTCTAGAACATCTAGTTTTACCCAAAATTCTACAGAAAGATTAAAACTACAATGGTTAATACCACAAAAATTATAATATcagtttgaaattaattttagagAATGAGCTTTAACACTTACAGCCAGAAGATGACACTGTCAGATTGCTAGGTTGGAAAGGTTAACTTCATGCCTTTGAAGGGCATTCAAGAGCTCTAAGTAAAGGCATTTTAACACTGTGTTGCATTACTTATATGTATTTAAGCACACACATTCCATTTCAGAGAAGCCAGTaattttaagggtttttttaaaaggtaataaaaaattTTAGATGTTATAAAAACTCTTACTATTTTGCCAACATAAAATGATGAGattactattatttttcattattattaccAGATTTCTCTTAAAAAGGAACACTGAGAAGTGAATCTTGTTATCAGTCACACACACCCATTCTTGGTGCCCTGGCCAGTTTAGGTGTCAGAGATTCAGTAAATGAGAGAGACTGTTTCTTTCATGTTCCACAATTTATCTGTAAGACCTGTCCCTCCTCTCCTATTACCAGATCTAATTCTTGCTCACTGAGAACAGTGAGGGAACACAATAGGGAACACACTATTCTTGAAATTCTGAAAAGCAGGTGTCAAGAATATAATGCTGCTAGGGTGGACTTCTCTGGTCAGCAGTCAAATAGGAGGGGGCAGTTAAAAGAGCACAAAAATCTTAAGAATGAGCAAAATAGCTCTCAGGAAGGAAGGcaagaaaatacttcagtaaGGGGTGACTTTTTCTGAAGTtgctaaggagaaaaaaagaaatgatggATTTGAGGATAGAGGTATTAAAACATCAGATTATTGTGCAAATTTTTGAGATCataaaacacttcagtttgaatggaagtttgctgcttttccctaCACTTCTAGTACTAAAGTGCATGCTTCTACAGATGGAAAATTAAACAGGAGACCTGAGCAACTCCATTGGCTGCTCATTACAGAAGGCTATTAGGAGCTTGTAGAATCCCCTCACTAACTGATGGCTACTGATAATGAAGAAATCTATCAGACTGAAATACTGCACATACAATAGTTGTTTTTCTGCAGTATCAGCAACATTTAACTGAtagtttcaaatattttcactggCATCATAGGTTAGTCCAGTTGTCTGAGAAGACAAAGAACATTTCTTTTCCCACTCTCTACCAGTTTTATACTTTGACTAGATGACTCCCCTCTTGAGTCACTGGGATAATCATCATGCATTTTTCTGATAATGAGAGACTCAAAGTATGATACTGCAGTAGAAATGCTGACAACTTACATGGCACTGTAGTTCCAAACCTAGTGGGATTCAGTACTATAAACCTGTTCTTCAAACTTCTTCGCCCCACTCCTTGGGCCCCAATTAAGACCAgtgttttcctctgaaaaggAGGCATTTTGGCTACTTCCTCATAGATCTGGATTTCGTGACGATCAAATTCTACATTGAGAAGTGTACAAAAACTAATTAATACACAGTCAatactgtaggaaaaaaaaaattaagcagtcCTATGTATCAACAGACCACATGTGGATATAAATGGTTCTCAAAGAGCATTAAATCTGATACAagctttcttgttttaaattgGCATGGGAAAAAATGGACAGCATAAACTCAGATTATTACCTTTACTTCTAAGCAGAAAATTCAAGATTGGTCAGAATGGGAGCACTGTGATTAACAATTTgtgatttttcacagaatcacagaatggttgaggtcAGAACACACCTCTGGACATCATCTGATTCAACCCCCCACTCAACCAGAACCTCTGGAGATGGTTACTGAGGACCACACCCAGATGGCTGTTGAGTATCTTCAAGGAGGGAGTtttcacaacctctctgggaaaactgtgccagtgctcagtcaccaGCACAGTGGAGAAAATGCTTCTTGATACTGCCTCTAGTCCTGCCACTGGGCTCCCCCAAAAGGAGTAACCCTACTTTCAGGTGTTTATACATATTGATAAGATAATAAGatccccctgagccttctcttcttgaggctgagcagtcccagctttctcagccttgagtcacagcagagatgctccagccccttcaccACTGTATGTCCATGTCTCTCCTGCACACTGCAGCTCTGGCCTCCCCTGTGCTGAGGAGGGACAAAAGGATCACATCCCTCAACAGGCTGGCAACAAACCTTtcactattttatttcttttgatatGAAGTTCTTCTGTGACTTCAAGCTACTGAAAGAGGTACTCAGCACTACCATAACTTCACTGGTCACTATTACTTTTAAACCACAAAAACTATCTGATCTAtcaaatttataaaatattttgctgcaaATCTTTCAGATTTGGATTTATTGGAGTCTGCAAGTTTAGATAGCTGGAAAACTCTTGTTCCTAAGTAATATTAAGACACACCTGCATTTCTTGTAGTGAGATacatcatctttttcttttttttgctgcttattGTTCCACAGAAGGGCCCTAGGAATAAAAATTGAGatgaattgtttttttctgttaaatgtattttcctgAAGTTTATTTACATGAACGTAGGCAAATCTAGATTAATTAAATTTACAAGGactattttagatttttatatattctaAGGTAAGAGATCACATCTATTTTCATATGCATCAGATGTTATAGTAAGAACTGAATacggaggaaaaaaaacaattttcctGGAAAGATTTgtacaaagcagagaaaaatccaAAATGCTGAATTTACTAACATTCAGCACACACTATAAAGCATAATAAAGAGAATAATTCTTATACCTTTCCCAGCTCACTTAGTATTTTAACAGCAGATggcaaaaattatttgtatatCATGAAAACTAAGCATAGACTTTAgccttttttgttcttcagtcaaataataattaacattttGCAATATTCTGCGTATTGTCATACAGCAGTTTTCTAGTATCTaaggaggcaggaaaggcaaAACAAATGGAGTCAGAGGAAAATCTAGTCCTGAAATTCATTAAATCTCACCTGAGTTGTCCCAATCCCTCCTAACAAAggccttcctcttctcttccaggAACTGGCTGGGAATAAGCCCTGCACTTCCTCCTTCTTTGACATGACtagcctggggaaaaaaaaaattaaaaatcataagTAACTTGTGAGAAGTGTTTTTCTCATCAACATGGTGTTTCATATTGTCACAGAGTTCCTCAGTGGTAAGTATTGATAGATTTACTACTGAGACTTGGAAATTCAGACTCAAGATGTGGGTATCAAAACTGTGTCTTGCCATTAAGTGTTAAAATTCAGGTAacttaaataaaatagaagtcTCATTAATGGTTCCTATAGTCATACAGTTTTGGCATCAAAATCCTTAATGGAATTCTATGGCTCCAGACATTGAGCTCTCAAGTGACAAAACTTTCTAGTACACAGTACTCTTATTTTGTATCCTTGAGCCACTCCAAACAGGTTCCAATGCAGCCTATTAACTCCCATTTCACAAAGAGTGAATGCCACTAACACATGCCTAATCATGCCTTCAAGCTTTTTCCACTAAGAAACTACAGATTTAAAATCTTAGTAACTTAAGTATTTCTGGTAAGGAAAGTTTGGCTAAGATTCtctataaaattatttcatggcAAGCTCAATTCTCAGCAAGCTGGACACATAAAAACATACAGTTACAAAATGTTATACTCCTCCACAACTGGTTGGCCTGTCTCTTGCTGACAGAAATGGTCTGCTTTTCAACTTACAAGTTTTTACCTATGGCTAACTCATTTTTCACAGTTAGCAAGTTTTCAGAAACAATCTAGCATTTCTagaaaaggcaaggaaaaactAACTTTTTTTCTACATAGCACTGTTTTCATCACATTATACTGGTTTCATTTTTGCCACTGATTGTTTCAGATTTGTTTCTCTTGGACTCCCACAATTTACAAGCTGAAGAATTTGAAAGGCAATACAGAAGGCAGCATGCAAGCTAAATGTCAGACTACTCTAGAGTTCTCAAGTGTCGGACTTCTAAAATTAATTAACTTGGAAGTAATAAAgtttctgccttccctcccaCTTTATATTCTTTCTGTTATTACTGTCACTTATGAACAAAGGAATTCAGCAACAGTTGTTGATGTATATTCAagtatttttactgcttttaaagtAGTCATATATATACTGCTTTGAAGTAATGTCTGGCTTACTATTGCTTGTTATCTAACAAAGGATGAGCAACTTAGGGGTGGAAAGGGAAATTAATAATGCTGAACTCTCTGCACAGATTGCCACCGTCACTTCAAATTTTTATTATCTCAGTTTTTTAGTGTCTTAAAGGTTCACTGATCCCACTTTCAAAGGCACTGATGATGCTTATTGTGTGTATAGtgtcttgaaaaataaaaatagcataaGCACTGGATTGCATTTCTACTAAATGACTGAATGTAGCAATACAACCTTAAAGCAGTAGGAACTGTTAATAATTGAGTAGTGCCAAGTACTTTGATTATGAACATGCATGTAACAGTTCACAGACATCGACCACCACTGTGGAAATAAAAGATACAGCTTCTCAAATAGCTATTCTCACCCCTCTTCAACTCCACCCTCAGGAAGGGGTCCACTTCTCCCACAGCTGCTGTCAGGGAAGGCTTACCACAGTTAACATAGTCAGCCTAAGACTTTCTGCTAGAAATTGTCCACTTAAACTGATTTCGGAACGTCTAGGCTTATGAtacaagaacaaaaacaaataagTAGTAGTAATATCAAAATGAGTGTTACATATACAATTTAAACATTCTATTTTCTCTAATATTTCAATTGTAATGTCTTGATATTAGCTTGAAATCAGATTgcagtataaatattttttttcttatgtcgACTGTTAAATGGAAGTAGATGATAATTTAAAGAGTCTATTAACAAGGCAACTATTGAAgatctttgttttggttttaaatatttttaccaaCCTGCCACCAGTTTGGATCTTCCCGGTTTACAATTTGAAGAATTTCTCCTTTAGAAAATTTCAAACCTGCTTCTTTGCATGGGATGAGGTTGTCATTGTATGGATTATAATCAAAATGACACTTCACAAAAACCTGGAATGTGTAAAAATTTACAAGGGTTaaacattataaaataaatttttactaATTTATCTGTCAAACTGAAGTAATGTCTTTACCTGCAGCATAAGAAGCTTTTTTAGTAAAGTTTGACAAGTTGAATTTGGCAAGTAAAATTGAAAAAACTGACGTGGGCCAGCTTAGAGAGTAGAAATAATCAGCAGAGCAAACCTTGGCTGAAGTAGCCTCATGATGGAAATACAAAGCCAACTGTTCTTTTTGGACAAAACACTAATTCTTGCCTTTCACTGTCTACAGCTTGGtattctgattttaaataacttaaaaaCATTGACAAGTTCTCAGAATGCGAGCCCTGCCTTCAAGGCTTGTGGAATCTTATGAAGCATATTTGCCAGAAACTCAGTGTTTCAAACGAGACATGTGACTGCTCAAGACTCAAATTTGATGCAGGGGAAGAAACAGTAAGTTGACTCAGTAGATTGGAAACATCTTTGACTTTTTTCTACCAGGCTGAGGAGCAAAGAGTGCACCTGCCTCAAATACAGCACATTCCCTCAACACATAATCAATGTAAGTATAATCTATTGTAGTACTGTGTTTCTACTAGTACTAAACacataaaataatcaaaatatatCTAATGCAAAATCTTAATTTCATGCAATAAGATACCAAGCAGTTCTTTTTACAGAATTGTTAGAAATGTGCTACTGACCTGTTGAGGAATAACAGTGTCTCTGTAGCTGGGAAGAATCTTCAGAGTGACACTGCCACtaatatttttcagcagttcCTGCAATTCTTTTGGGTTATTTCCAACCTCATGGCCATTCACCTCTTTGATAATGTCACCTACATGCAGCAGACCTTGCCGATCTATCATTCCACCATGAAGAATTCGTGCTATTACCAGGTCATTGTTCTCAACTCTAAATGTAACACCCTGAAAGAGGAACGTGACATCTAGTTTACCATTGTTTGAattccaattttattttaccaTTATCTCAGGCAAAAAAATTTCATATATtgaaaatatatagaaatatacatatatgttttatataatctataaaaatataaatatatttttatgcatCCCAATGAAAACAGAACTAATAGTTACTACACTTTAAAGGTTTCTAATACACAGATAAGCTTCAGGTGATACAAACTGCTTTCAGACAAGGTTGTCATAAGACTGAACAATGACTGTATTGTTCTTAGTTACATGCAATTCTGTCATTTTGTATCAGGACCACACAGATGTTGTTTAAGTCAGTTACACGAGCAATCATTCAGCCTAGTGATTGCCTATTCACTAGATTGCCCATAATTTCTTAAAGACAACAGGTCGGAGAATATACAAATATCTTATTTCAACCTCTCCTTACTGATCCTATCTCCCATTAAATTACACAACTTAacaatggaaataataaaaatgtcatcCAAGAAACCAGGCACATGCAAATGTTCTCAGTCACACTTTAAAGACACATTTATCTACAATTATTTACCAGTGGTTCTCCTGCTCTTTTGTGAATTCCAAGGATACGAATAGCATCTACTGGAACAATTTGGTTGTTCACTGAAGAATTATTGACTTCTGGGCTAGAAGGAGGGGAATCGTAGCATTTTGAAGCCACAATATCATGTGCCTCCAAGAGTGACTgcaaaggaacagagaaaaccttttttaaataacaaagtAACCACTTACAAAAAGATTTAGTGTTGAATAACCACTGCATCTACCCTTCTGGGACCAGATCATAATACTCACACTTCACGTGGCATGGAGATAAAATTGACATACATGACCCACATAGCCTGATACGCTTACTGTCATGGCAAGTGTGCCCTCTTTTGTAAATACAGATGCTTCTTTTTAAGGTAGTATGTGAGAAATGTAATTAATCTGGAAGGAATATGTGATTTTGtagggaagaagaaggaaaaaggagtaaCCAAAACAGTCTTTCAGCTAATGAGACAGTATTTGAGCAAATGGCTAAAGTAAATGAACAACCCactgcaaaataataaaataaaaaatgaagataaCTTGTCATTTGATACTTGTGTTTAATGTAATAGAATTTTCCTCCATAGTAATTTTGATAATTACAGGTATGAAAGGATTTCTAGCATTCTACAGAATTAATGCTTTCTGTCTGCATAAAGCCAAGGCAGAACTCTAGCACCGAATGAATGCTATTTGACAGAATTCAGCTTGTGGAACAGAAGAGCTCACACACCTTATGGTGTTTTCACCAGTCCACATACAGAGAGAGCAAAAGAAGgagatttaaataaatatattcatcTTTGGAAGACATGACAATTTAGActtcattttcttgtaaaatataAGATCTAAATACAAGGTTTATAAGACAACACATACAGGTAAAACAAGATCAAACGTGTGAAATTAGACAGCAGAGGCTTTCtgttttgaaggagaaaagggacaCCCTACAGCCACCATAGAAAGTATCACAGAGAGTCTCACTGACAgataaaggaagagaaaggaagcaaGCAGAGTAGATACCCACGAGGCCTCAGCCAACAAAGCTCTGTTTCAACAGTGACCTCATGAGATAAGGTCTTATGCTAGATCACTGACTGGTGGCAAATAAGTAGCTAAAGAGAGGACACCAAGGACAGGGTCAGTATAGGGACTATCACTGATAGTGATATTTTCTGTCTGATAGACAGAAAACTACTagaaagcagagcaggtgaGCAGACAACATTTAAGCAAATTGAACAATATTGGTATGCAGCTACATCTGTAAGCAACCTCTCATCTAAGAGCTGTGCAATCATATTATTTAGTGTTAAGCTCCACACACAGCCCTCAAAGTGTCACAAACCTGAACAATCATTTTAATCTGCACACTACACAATGATCCTGCTGCTATTTCAACTTAGTATTAAAAGGAGGTACTGATTCATCATTTCTGCCTGTGCCATTAGGACTGGAAAGGCAGCTTTTATTGTGGCTGCTCTGATAATGTGGACAGAAACCAAATcaaattaaataggaaaaaaaccaataatttatttaaatcaagCAGCTCTCGCATGGTAGGAAAGTCTAATTATTCATTATCCAAGACACACCCAAACCAGAAACCAAGagaacagagctctgtttgCAAGCAACATTTTTGGATTTTTAGATTTCCAAAATGAAACTTATTAGCATCAAATGCATGTTTTAACTCATTACCATTGATAAAAACCAGGTATACTTCCAGTATACAtccagttttttccttttgcttgcaTACTAGAATGAATTGTTCCCAAACTTTCTGCCACAAATCACTAGATTTCAGATGGACCCGTGTGCATAACCATGCCTGTACAGATCAGTGCCCTTAACTGTAACAAAATTTATGGATTTTACTCTACTCGACTGTCAAAAAAAGACTACTAGGCTAACTGTCTGTGTCatccttttcaaaataatatgcTCTGTAGGATTCTTTAATTCTTACATCTGATACCTTTCCACAATCTGCTCCTATCTATTCACTCAGTTTTATGGATAAGCATTAATTCTTCCAGCTACTACTTAACAATCCCATCACAAgatttttcccttctatttGCAAGGGCTGTAGTCTTTTTATTAAATTCTAGTATTTAAACATGTATATAGAGCATAAAAGAGGaatggaaacattttaagtACTTCTGAGGTCTAAAGTGTTAGGAAAGGAGTCCTGAATTCAAGACCACAGTGCTGTTCTGCTTTGGTGTATTTCCCCCAACCCCCAGTTTGTAATTTAATTGTTCTGTTAGATCATAGTTGGGGAAATAGTTACCATATAGGCCAAACAATGCTTCATAATGTTTACAGATTACactataaaaacaaattttgaattttaactTGGATTCAGCACTGTAGAGAGCCTTGGatgtttaatgcttttttttgtttactgaacttttaatttttattttaatttctttagttatttattaatttattatttctttttttacctgtCAAAGTTAAGTACAGCCACAGCATGAAGAAGTCAATGTATCCTAAGTTTCTGGAACTATGGAACATACTGGCTGCCCCAGAACTGTATGTCCATTGTGCATTCTATCTTGTGATGCACAGAGAGAATCTCCTTGCCTTATTCCAGCAACATTGCCGTTTTTTCCATGAGAACCTTAATGCAGTTAGCCAGTTGGGGACAGTCAGCTGATCCTGGATACGTATGCTCTATGGAGGAAGCTTTGAACTCTTTCATAGCTGCTGATTATAACAGTCCCTGTTGTTCTGTAGACTTTGATAGTGGTTTTACAAGTGCTCTAGTGCCAGCACGGGAATAGTCACATTCCAGGGGAGCTCTGGAGTCACAGGAGCACAGGTTATCACTTTTTCTAAACTATAAGAAACAAGTGACTTTCATGCAACTGTATTTCTCAGATCACTCAACCACAAGACTGAAATATGAAAGTAACTGTGAGACACATAAAATGTTGGAGGGTAGTCTGACAGTGGATACAGGCACATGGCCCCTCTTGCCAGGAGGCCGTAAGGGTTATTCAGGAGTTTATACTGTCACCTAGCTGGCTGGAAACAGTCTTACAAAACTGGTACAGATTCTCAAGTTTCAGGATTAAGAGTTTGGTATGGGAAGATAATGAGTTAACTGTTTTCAGGAAACcaataaagtaattttctcaAAGAAACCATTTTGTATTTGTGGGCAGCTGTGCATAGGCCCCGATAATCCTTTTGTATACATACACAtgaaaagaagacatttttaaaggctgttCGGGATAAATGAGGAAGTAATTTAAGACCTTAGAAAAATCAGGGGGCCTGGTAAGGAGGCATGAATGTACGGGGGAAAACCCTATAAATTATGATTTGTCTAGGAGGCAACTTGAGATCTCTTTtctaaatgaaacattttaaagggCTAATTGGCCATTACAAAGCAAACTATTAGAAGAAAACATTGGCTGCTTTTCAGATTAAGTATTTTATTGCCAGCAGAGTCCACTATTTAAGATGAACAGCTTGCATAATTCTTGGAAAGGTGAAAGGAAATGAACAAGTCCTTCTATAAGTGTCAGAAGTGATTCTTCTGAATGTtcactgctccagcagtgcaGTGCTTTCAGctcctcccttttctcttgAGGCAACCTAACCTCTCTTACCactcctctactctgctctccaGCTACTCTCTGGCAACACAAGCTACAGCCTTATTTATGCTCTGCATGTGTATAGAGACACACCCTGGTCTGATGGCCAGCCATCAATACCATGAAACTCTTTAAGAACTTAATATCTTCCACACTTTGACCCCTGGAAAGTTTGGTTAAAACTAGAACGGGTTAAAAGTGGAAGGGCAAggaatgagagaaaagaaaagggagaggacAAGCAGTCTACCTCAATAGTATCAACATACTCCCATAAGCCAGTCCCTCCCCACTGTATATTCTGTAAAAAATTTGTACAAGAAATTAAGCTCTGTAATTTGGTAATTTCATCACTACATGATTCAATCAGATAATATAATGCACTAGTGACTTGTATGCCACATTTGATACTTACGCGAGGAGGTAGGTTACAACTCTAAGATGACACCACAATAAAGTGACATTTGTAAATTACAGAACCAGCCTCTAAAACAGTCACACACTGGTGCCCATGCAACTTCAAAGGAGCCAAGTCACATTTCTCGAACTCGAAAAAGGATGCAAATTATATTTTCTATAATTACAAATGACAGTGTGTTCCTGTTTTGCAAGGTCCCCTCTTGCAAAATTTGTAATATGCCTTCTTGCACCCAATGAAGCAGAATGGATAGCACAATTCCTAAGTagttaattttgtttccttttcagagaCATATAGCCTCCTCCCCAGGACTTAGAAAGAATGTTCTATCCACATTTTAGTCTAAAAGCCTCA
Coding sequences within:
- the PALS2 gene encoding protein PALS2 encodes the protein MQQVLDNLTDLPTSTGAEEIDLIFLKGIMENPIVRSLAKAHERLEDSKLEAVSDNNLELVNEILEDISPLINKDENIAELVGILKEPHFQSLLEAHDIVASKCYDSPPSSPEVNNSSVNNQIVPVDAIRILGIHKRAGEPLGVTFRVENNDLVIARILHGGMIDRQGLLHVGDIIKEVNGHEVGNNPKELQELLKNISGSVTLKILPSYRDTVIPQQVFVKCHFDYNPYNDNLIPCKEAGLKFSKGEILQIVNREDPNWWQASHVKEGGSAGLIPSQFLEEKRKAFVRRDWDNSGPFCGTISSKKKKKMMYLTTRNAEFDRHEIQIYEEVAKMPPFQRKTLVLIGAQGVGRRSLKNRFIVLNPTRFGTTVPFTSRKPRDDEKDGQAYRFVSRAEMEMDIKAGRYLEHGEYEGNLYGTKIDSILEVVQTGRTCILDVNPQALKILRTSEFMPYVVFIAAPELETLRAMHKAVVDAGITTKLLTDTDLKKTVDESARIQRAYNHYFDLTIVNDNLDKAFEKLQTAIERLRLEPQWVPISWVY